cttgccgctgcaggtgtgctagaaattccctcacagaaatttctgaaactccctcttagctttccttatctccttattgtactttgttagatttcgagtgtattcctcccagttgtcGGTTCTTCTTGCCCCGTTAAAGAGATTCCTGACTTTCTTCCTTAGTAGTGTCAGGTCATGCGAACACAGGGGGTTGTCTTCTTACCCTTAACTAGGGAGactcggcaactggagttgtaggcatctatcattatctgatttgctGTATCCACTCTGCCCTCTAACTCAGTACAGTTAGTGCTTCTGCTCTTATTTCTGAGACTATCCACATTAGCCTCTATGatacttttgtagctgccccagtctgttttcctgggatttcttctaGGGCTGGATTGCCCCGATACAGCACCCAGCTGAAACCTTATGATCCTGTGATCCgatagggagggttcttctgagaccctccatttcgagatcatattctcagttaggttgttgccaagtgttatatctaggacaggcatcggcatttagtggcagaattgtgcacactcaattcacatgtATTCTTATTccctttagtttagtagtcactgagcatttggcgcagcaacatcgattatgtgcgtcgctcgcaatgttgacgaatgttattagcaagcaacaaacaaagatcgtttgttaattttttcagtGCGCACAAGcggaaaatatttaatgttgaacaacccttttgcgcaaatacaatctatttaattgtataaaccttttgcttcccattgtgcgcattaaaaatataataacaaacgatcttgtcttgttgcttgctaataagtgaatgaactaagcaaaccgatgcatcacgtgatgtgcgcgattatcgcgctctcactaacacatctgcatttccaatttgccgaCGCTTGATCTAAGACATCTGCCCTGACTCTCGTAACAAACGTCGATTAGCTCccgacgttatatatattcaaatcgttgcatactatatattctagtaaacactcacccctttggttggtatcactgctgccacactccgtgttgtgggagttagcatcgcttcctatgatcaACGGAAGTTTCGATCTTCTGCAGTGCTCCACCAGCTTCTGCCCTCTGCCTCCGCCTTGTCTTCCGGCTGCTCATTATTCCGTGGTTGCCTCTGCCTGCGTTTCTGCGTGTAATTTGGTACGATTCCTCGTCTATGcccacgtcgagacgtaggcctgTTTCCTCTGCGCTACAGTTAATAACGCGCCATATCTGCGTCCTGAGGCCCTCATTTTGGTTGGCGAGGAGCCGTAACGCAAACTCTTTGGGGCGTTCCGCACTTCGTGCATAATTGCGGCCCTGTCCACCCCTCAAGCGTTGGTATCACTTCAACGAGCCACTTAACCGTTTTCTCGTCCTCGCAATCTACGAGtaggagccctgctcggaagtacaCCCCGCAAAAAACTAGGGCATGCCCACATCCTCACCATGCCTGCCCTGGACACTCCGTCCATCTGCCCTTGCTCTTACCTCTCTGGGCGACAGGCCCTCCTCGATTTATCGGAGATATCTTTTTACCCCAGCCCCACTTAGTCCAAAGCGCCTCTTATCATCCAGCGCTCCTGGACTGCCCCGTGGTGGAAGTGCAGGTTGTCTGCCTCTGTTGTGCCTTCTGTTAGGCCGCTTCCACTCCACCGGGTTCCGCTCTTTACTGTTCCCTTCCTGGGACTTTTCATAGTTGCTCTGTTAGCTGCTACCTGAGTCATGCTCCGACGGTGAGCGCCTAGACTTACTCGTCCCTCTAGAGGAACTGCTAGGGTGGTGGTTTTCGTGCTTGGATGCACCGTCGTAGCCTCTCTTTGTCACCTTTTTTCGCTCTTCGGCAGTCAATTGTTTTGTTGTTCCTTGCGGCCCGCGCTGCGCAATGgaggtactgggccctccatggatCGCGGGTTTGTTGCCTGCCGCCGCCTTCTTCTCTCCTTGTTTACcttgcccgcgctgctcaccagtggatAGGGGTCCACTGGGGATCGCAGGTTTCTCTGTTTCCTGGTTGGAATGCTCTTCGGGCCCGCGCTGCTCTCCTTGGGTTTTGGTGTTGCCCTTGAGGTTCGCGGTTTTAAGAGCCGGTTCTCCGTACACTCCAGTGCTTATGGAGGGGGATTCATCCCTCTGATGCTCTAAGAAGggcattgcctcctctctcgtgaggctctccaggaattgcctggagtaCGTGCGTGGCCTACTGCTTCTCTGCCGCTGCTCTTCCTGGAGCCGGTTTTCTTCGTTGtacttttattgttgttgtttgtttgtttgttttttttgttgttgttcatttTATTGTTCTTACGACAACTTGCTTGACGTGGCAAGCGTTGTTGTCAATGTTTTAGTTTGGGGAACTCGGTTGGTacaccgcggcagagccccttgacgcggtaaggccatggttactccccaaggtggcctGGTGTTGGCGAGgtgccgttataatacagccggtgttatGGACCTGCTGGCTGCAAatcagtccaatgggcacggtgacgcatgacactCTGgtttaggaggtgacagttcctggttaccgatcgcattcgaccacatctgtcaggtgagcgcggttgccgcgctcccatctgaccaattagtatcgtatgcgatcggcgtaagcccctgcaccgctataaggtgactgtcttcgcaggggttgatgccatgtaactcgtctaaaagcCTACGGAATGTttcggtcaatgtattacaaccagccagaggtgttgataaaattaagaatattcgggattgctatcacagatacccctctgaggtcttctagaaaccttagccgggctctagctagagccgggcatttacataTAAAGTGTTCtgctgtctccctggcatttggatctttgcaacTTCTGCAGTAgtcggaatgcccatcttttccgcatgcgcacctactgcccaatgaccggtgcagactgctatcagtttgcgtgtgttagccctggatttgctcagaagacttctcgtcctctttccatcatagtttagccaaatggattttgatactGCAcatgtggtgatgttattccactttgtttgtgctttcttcaagtagaagctttggatattccccttggctactgctaagggtatgcctacttcgacacttgttatttcctcgttcatctccgatgagcccctgcgtgctagctcgtcggccttctcgttaccctctatgacccgggacccagataacgcgtagttctagattggtggataactgggatatgagtcgcttacaagcccacactaattttgagttaatgtgtggcgaggaaagcgcttttattgctgcttggctatccgacaggatgaaaactttaccagctacattcaagcccttcAGTGATttacaggcttgccaaatcgcgaggatttctgcttgaaaaacgctgcagtgcgatgggagtctgaatgatgcagacaaatctagggactcagagaagactccggcccccactcccgattccatcttggagccgtaaGTGTAGATTTGGATATCGTCGatccttatgcccgggtttctcttccactcgttcctgcttggaatggcggtattacaaccgtactcaaacttcagtttgcgagggtagtaatctgtctcggtactacatgtacaatccggaagtttctttaggatactactatgcccttgctgagtatccttccaacacccagactccctgagtctcagtgcggtttgtgacgatgtacaaagtatatgcaagtcgatcggaagcaggtgcaaaatggggtctaaagcagctgtggggcaagtgcgtccggctcctatggcaccaacgcacgcagtgcgctggactttttgcaatCTGGTGAGtatgtagctcttacttagagcttcccaccagactatggaaccaaaggtaagcaccggtcgcaccaccgcctcgtacatccaaagtaccatgcttggcttgagtccccatttcttaccaaacattgatttgtaGGCATAGAATGCGATGCAGgacttccgtacccgctcttcgatgcatactttccaattcaacttgcagccaattgttagtcccagatacttgttACTAGGTGACAGgtttagttgctggccgtttaagaatggtagtctgaaggcaggtggcttgtacttcttcgtgagaagctttatattgcgctgggaacctgaaggggttgcgctacacaaccccttgaatctatttggtattttagtcgcctcttacgacgcaTAGAGATTTCCGGTCAGTATATACCGCaataaaaatctcgaaaaatgtCATATGTGGACCTAGGcagttttttatatgtataccAACTCATTTACATACTCAATGTATGTCCCACATGCCATCAACCAACTattcaattgcaatgtgaaaccaacgcatCTTATCTCTATGTTAAAACTACAAGTTCCCTCGTACTCCCGTTAGAGTGcgttgatgacaattagtgagtgGGCGCACATATTGATTGTGATGAAGCACtactgcaacaacaacaccaagaaATTGAGGAGATTATAAAATTTACTGCTGCATATTGattgttgtttttattaacagCGCATATTGGTAGCGGAGAGTACCGAATTCAGCCCGGTAAAGAGGTGCCCGTACAACAACTGCCCTTTTGACTAGTTTTTTTGGTTAAGCCCAtaatttatctttgtgtttatagCGCCTTATCTTATGCTTATTTATGTGCAGGTAAAATACAAGAAATTTGTAGTTGTTGGGGTATTGTCGATCCAGAAAATTATGCTTTGCAATTTTGTGATGTAAATAATCAAAAATATGTTACGGAAAAAAATCGCAATGAAATCAAGAATGGTTCAGTATTACGCTTACAATACTCACCATCAAAAACTGCGAACGATACACTTGAATCGTTGCGTACCGGGTCGACAATGGAGAAAACCAAATGCTTAAAACTACTCGCCACACTTAGCAAAGATCATACATTTGCCATGGAATTTATAAAAGAGCAGGGTTTAGGTATATTGATAAACATGATTGAGGACCCAGCACAAAAAGATGATGACATACTCATATATAGCTTGGCTAGCTTTGTAGAGTTAATGGAGCATGACACAATTTCTTGGGAAATATTACAAAGCTCTTTTGTTCAACGAAACATTTACATTGTATGTAACTTTCAACATTTCTCAAAGGAGTGCACTCAAAGTGCTCTTTCAAATTTAGAGAATATTGTGCAAAATAGTAGTAAATATATGTTAGTCGAAAAGGAAGTTACACTACAAGATTTGTTACATCTGCTACAAGATGCCAACTCGGCGACAATTCAACAAAATGCCATTGCACTTATCAATGCCTTATTTATGAAAGCAGATGAAGTACGAAAACGACAAATTGCACATACGATTAGTGCCAAACCATATCGTTTAGCTTTGATTGATAATGCTTCGGGACGTCAAATGGAGATGACACATCAGTTATATGTACTGCAAACACTCACTTTGGGTTTACTTGAGCAAAGGATGCGCATGAAAATGAATGCACAAGATCAAGATGCACATGAGAAAATCAAAGATTTGCGACGTATTGCATTCGATGATTATTCAGGTCATATGGGCTTAGGTGATGAGCAATTGCGACGTGGTGGAGGTGTAGGCGGCGGTTCTGGTGGTGGCAATGTAAATTTCTCACAGTTTTACAAAAAACTTGGTTTCAAATGTGATATAAATCCAGCACAGGATTTCTTTGAAACACCACCAGGTATGTAAGAGGTATAAAAATTGCTCGCAAACGCCAATAATCGTTGCTTTTTAGGAGTTCTGGCTTTGGATTGTATGGTCTACTTTGCGCGCACATATACACAACAGTATACAAAAATTGTTCATGAAAACTCGTGTCGTGCTGACGAGCATGAATGTCCGTTTGGCCGTACTTCTATTGAATTGGTAAAAGTGTTATGCGATATATTACGTATTGGTGAACCGCCAGCCGAACAATCTGCAGATTTTCAACCTATGTTCTTTACGCATGATCATCCTTTCGAAGAGTTCTTTTGCATTTGTATAATAACACTAAATCGTACATGGAAGGATATGCGCGCTACGGCTGAGGATTTTCAAAAGGTGTTTAGTGTTGTACGCGAGCAGATAACACGCACACTCAAAGAACGGCCAGACAATTTGGATGAATTTCGTGCTAAAATAGCGCTTCTAACTTATCAAACCATAACAAATTTGCGACAACAAGAACGCACATCAAAGGAGGAATGTGACTCTACAGCATCCGCTATAgttaaattgaaagaaaaaatctCACCACATATTCTAGATCTAATTAAACAACAACGACTGTCATATTTAGTAGAAGGTGAGTCAcatttatatgcaaataaatttTGAGTGAttaatgtatatatacatactttaCTGATTTAGGTACACGCTTTTCGAAATACTCACGTGGTACACGCTCTAAAGATAAATTTTGGTATGCTCGCTTATCACCAAATCACAAAGTTATACACTATGGTGATTGCGATGAGAAAACTGTACCAACCCCAGAAGAACTAACCAATAAAGTAGCCGTAATCGATATTAAACAGTTACTTGAGGGAAAGGAATGTCCACACATGAAAGAAATGCGTACACGCAAAAATGCTGGAAATTTGGCTTTTTCTATAACTTTGGATAGCATGGAGAATACAACATTAGATTTTGTAGCGCCAGATGAAACTACATTCCATTATTGGACAGACGGCATAAATGCTTTATTGGGACAAGAGATGACAAGCAAACAGAAAAAGGAAGACTTTGATACATTATTATCTATGGAGATTAAATTACGATTGCTTGATACCGAAGGCGTTGACATTAGCAAAGATCCTCCACCAATACCTGAAGATCCAGAAAACTATGATTTCTGTTTCGAAAGCTAGaatgtttttttttcgaaatgatGAATATCAACAAAAGTTTTATAGTTGCTAAAAAATGCGAAACCCTTTTTTTGTTTGCTTGAAACATGCCAAAGTAATATAAGTCCTAACTCAACACAAATATTAATCGTTTAAAGGGTTGGCGTTGTCAACCGAAAACATAATGGATGagagaaaaattatatttgaactaTTGACAGCTATAGGCACGCAAATAATGATGCCaacaatttttatagtttttgctCTTCGATATCgttttataataaatatgtttacatatgtaATGGCACCACTATCGATATGGCAACGCATATTAAAAGAAGGCAATATCGATAGTGGGCTGGCAATGCCGGCATTCCGAATGGAATGCATATAACGggataacgaaaatttcaaaagacCAAATTCATTGTAGATACGCGTATGGCAGCAGTGACgcataaaaattaaaagtgttacaataatATAAGTGaccttttttaatattgtaatttTGTAAAGAAAAGACGTTCTTTTTAAACATCTTATAAATACATATTGTATTTGAAATAAAACTCAATTTGTTATAAGTTTGGCAAATACCAAGTGAGTATCGGAGTAAATTTGAAAAATCgctcaaaaatacaaaaaaaaaagttaaatgctGTAAAAGCAAAATGAACTAATTTACAAACTTTTCTACTTAGACATTTTTTAT
The DNA window shown above is from Eurosta solidaginis isolate ZX-2024a chromosome 2, ASM4086904v1, whole genome shotgun sequence and carries:
- the Ced-12 gene encoding engulfment and cell motility protein 1; protein product: MIPKKTLVKDAHIVKIAVELENHLPQLINLDQRQPLTGKIQEICSCWGIVDPENYALQFCDVNNQKYVTEKNRNEIKNGSVLRLQYSPSKTANDTLESLRTGSTMEKTKCLKLLATLSKDHTFAMEFIKEQGLGILINMIEDPAQKDDDILIYSLASFVELMEHDTISWEILQSSFVQRNIYIVCNFQHFSKECTQSALSNLENIVQNSSKYMLVEKEVTLQDLLHLLQDANSATIQQNAIALINALFMKADEVRKRQIAHTISAKPYRLALIDNASGRQMEMTHQLYVLQTLTLGLLEQRMRMKMNAQDQDAHEKIKDLRRIAFDDYSGHMGLGDEQLRRGGGVGGGSGGGNVNFSQFYKKLGFKCDINPAQDFFETPPGVLALDCMVYFARTYTQQYTKIVHENSCRADEHECPFGRTSIELVKVLCDILRIGEPPAEQSADFQPMFFTHDHPFEEFFCICIITLNRTWKDMRATAEDFQKVFSVVREQITRTLKERPDNLDEFRAKIALLTYQTITNLRQQERTSKEECDSTASAIVKLKEKISPHILDLIKQQRLSYLVEGTRFSKYSRGTRSKDKFWYARLSPNHKVIHYGDCDEKTVPTPEELTNKVAVIDIKQLLEGKECPHMKEMRTRKNAGNLAFSITLDSMENTTLDFVAPDETTFHYWTDGINALLGQEMTSKQKKEDFDTLLSMEIKLRLLDTEGVDISKDPPPIPEDPENYDFCFES